A window from Sceloporus undulatus isolate JIND9_A2432 ecotype Alabama chromosome 8, SceUnd_v1.1, whole genome shotgun sequence encodes these proteins:
- the ZDHHC4 gene encoding palmitoyltransferase ZDHHC4 has translation MDFLVLFLLYVGLVVLSFLLACVYFGKKQSFPSRIFTWTTQVISYIIPAQVQGAAQRTLHGLFHTRNSLFVVLHLTLEALVYGEFTWEVFGYCEELEIGIPSLLLPYLLLIMNTGFFILCSKTDPGKITKSNQAEFLSAYPYDGVMFEKGVECPTCQVRKPARSKHCGACNVCVHRFDHHCVWVNNCIGAFNARYFIIYLLTLTAMAVSITALTATFLIQVVILSNLMLGHYTDDHGQEHPIDAFFLIQHLFLTFPRIVFMLGFVVVHSIILAAYFCFILYLVLTNQTSNEWFKSPRHKCSCPKPCNEHRNYENIYSRGVWGNIAEIARPSMSAAKKRR, from the exons ATGGATTTCCTCGTTCTCTTCCTCCTTTATGTGGGTCTGGTTGTGTTGAGCTTCCTCCTTGCCTGCGTCTATTTTGGAAAGAAGCAAAGCTTCCCCTCAAGAATTTTCACTTGGACAACTCAG GTAATTTCATATATAATCCCAGCCCAGGTTCAAGGAGCTGCTCAGAGGACTCTTCATGGACTCTTCCACACCCG aaaCAGCTTATTTGTGGTCCTGCACTTGACCTTGGAGGCTTTGGTTTATGGCGAGTTCACCTGGGAAGTCTTTGGCTACTGCGAGGAACTGGAGATTGGCATTCCATCACTCCTCTTGCCTTACCTTTTGCTGATTATGAACACCGGCTTCTTTATTCTTTGTTCCAAGACTGATCCTG GTAAAATAACCAAATCCAACCAGGCTGAGTTTCTCTCTGCCTATCCCTATGACGGCGTGATGTTTGAGAAGGGAGTCGAGTGTCCTACCTGCCAAGTGAGGAAACCTGCCCGGTCAAAGCACTGCG GTGCGTGCAATGTCTGTGTGCATCGCTTTGATCATCACTGTGTTTGGGTCAACAACTGCATTGGTGCATTCAACGCCAGGTACTTCATTATCTACCTTCTCACCTTGACCGCCATGGCTGTTTCCATCACAGCCTTAACGGCTACCTTCCTTATCCAAGTGGTCATTTTGTCAAACCTGATGCTAGGACATTATACTGATGACCACGGACAAGAGCACCCGATTGATGCCTTCTTCCTAATTCAG CACCTTTTCCTGACCTTCCCTAGGATTGTTTTCATGCTCGGCTTTGTCGTTGTTCACTCAATTATTCTGGCTGCCTATTTTTGCTTTATTCTGTACCTGGTCCTGACCAACCAAACAAGCAATGAGTGGTTCAAGTCACCAAGACACAAGTGTTCCTGCCCAAAGCCATGCAACGAGCACAGAAACTATGAAAACATTTACTCTAGAGGGGTCTGGGGCAATATAGCTGAAATTGCCAGGCCCTCGATGAGCGCTGCAAAAAAGAGAAGATGA